The Terriglobales bacterium genome has a window encoding:
- a CDS encoding alpha-glucosidase: MRKADLTIFSFIVFCSTLFPQSLIAQTKAIDDEGHQWWQHAVFYEIYPRSFADSNNDGIGDLPGITSKLDYLRWLGVDAIWISPMFPSPQVDFGYDVSDYENVDPQYGTLQDMDRLIAEGRQQNIRIILDLVVNHTSDKHPWFIESRSSRTNPKRDWYIWRDGKGPGQPPNNWISDFGGSAWQFDPKTNQWYYHYFYVEQPDLNWRNPAVEKAIFDVSRWWYKRGVAGFRLDAVDTLFEDPNLKDNPVTPGKLSKYGDPVDERIYNKKLPEVHAALQRLRAVADEYNAVLIGETWTDDINELKQYYGEHGNELHMPMDFMFAKVDRLSPSEFRRQIAAVDGAGGWPIFVFSNHDIRRVYNRYGDGQHNDQIAKLMASLYLTLRGTPIMYYGEEIGMENNDPKRKEDVKDPAGRRSWPEDKGRDGERTPMQWSPAENAGFSKAIPWNPVDPRYKQYNVETEKKDPNSILNYYQRLLTLRHNNRVLLDGKYVALNETDPNVLAYLRSYKGQNVLVVLNMSGSAQTVKLDLRGQQVSGTTVKTLLASYEAPPTSKTKEMTVPAFGAYIGEIR, translated from the coding sequence TATCCGCGGAGCTTTGCCGACAGCAACAACGATGGCATCGGGGATCTACCCGGCATTACTTCCAAGCTCGACTACCTGCGCTGGCTTGGCGTCGATGCCATCTGGATCTCACCCATGTTCCCCTCACCACAGGTGGATTTCGGATACGACGTGTCCGACTACGAGAATGTCGATCCGCAATACGGCACCTTGCAAGACATGGACCGGCTCATTGCGGAGGGCCGCCAGCAAAACATCCGCATTATTCTTGATCTGGTGGTTAATCACACCTCAGACAAGCATCCCTGGTTTATCGAATCGCGTTCATCGCGCACTAATCCCAAACGCGACTGGTATATCTGGCGTGATGGCAAAGGGCCTGGCCAGCCACCGAATAACTGGATCTCGGATTTCGGCGGCTCTGCCTGGCAGTTCGATCCTAAGACGAATCAGTGGTACTACCATTATTTTTACGTCGAGCAGCCAGACCTTAACTGGCGCAACCCGGCGGTCGAGAAGGCGATCTTTGACGTTTCACGCTGGTGGTACAAGCGTGGTGTCGCGGGCTTCCGCCTGGACGCGGTGGATACGCTGTTTGAAGATCCCAACCTGAAGGACAACCCCGTTACTCCCGGAAAGCTGAGCAAGTACGGCGACCCGGTTGACGAGAGGATCTACAACAAGAAGCTTCCCGAAGTTCACGCCGCGCTGCAGCGCTTGCGCGCCGTGGCTGACGAATACAATGCGGTGCTGATTGGCGAAACCTGGACCGACGACATCAACGAATTGAAGCAGTACTACGGCGAACACGGCAACGAGCTGCATATGCCCATGGACTTCATGTTTGCCAAGGTGGACCGATTGTCCCCATCGGAATTCCGCCGCCAGATCGCAGCGGTAGACGGCGCCGGGGGCTGGCCCATTTTCGTGTTCAGCAATCACGACATTCGTCGGGTGTACAACCGCTACGGCGACGGTCAGCACAATGATCAGATTGCCAAGCTCATGGCCTCACTCTATCTCACGCTGCGGGGCACTCCCATCATGTATTACGGCGAAGAGATTGGCATGGAAAACAACGATCCCAAGCGCAAGGAGGACGTGAAAGATCCCGCCGGCCGCCGGAGCTGGCCGGAGGACAAGGGGCGAGATGGCGAACGCACGCCCATGCAATGGAGCCCCGCCGAGAATGCCGGTTTCAGCAAGGCGATTCCCTGGAATCCCGTGGACCCGCGCTACAAGCAATACAACGTCGAGACAGAGAAGAAAGATCCCAACTCAATCCTGAACTATTACCAGCGCCTGCTCACGCTGCGTCACAACAATCGTGTACTGCTCGATGGGAAATATGTTGCGCTCAACGAGACCGATCCCAACGTGCTGGCCTATCTGCGCTCTTACAAGGGACAGAATGTGCTGGTGGTGCTGAACATGAGCGGTTCAGCTCAAACCGTGAAGCTTGATCTTAGGGGCCAGCAGGTGAGTGGCACCACCGTCAAAACTCTGCTTGCTTCTTATGAAGCCCCGCCAACGAGCAAGACGAAGGAAATGACGGTTCCGGCTTTTGGAGCCTATATAGGGGAGATCAGGTAG
- a CDS encoding protein kinase — MIGEGLEHYTVLDKLGSGGMGVVYRARDQRLERDVAIKFLAPELLDARGSARFHREAQALAALNHPNIASIYALEEINSSAALVMELVEGPTLADRINAGNIPIEEALRIARQLAEALECAHERGIIHRDLKPSNIKLKQDGTVKVLDFGLARFLDAEDIEGRRQKDTGQRDPSTTASDLTSRPGIVVGTLAYMSPEQARGSKLDARCDIWAFGVVLYEMLTGRCAFKRASSSDTIAAVIKEEPDWSALPADIPPLVLHLLRRCLAKDPRDRLHASGDARLEIEEILSKRESADDSAAHLAKVAFRRRPLPWVLLALVLIATALLRWVPQRDQPGLKVSARYTINLPRDAPLAPASAMPLAVGRASLALSPDGASLVYVAFVDGNTQLYVRDMQRAEFRALPGTAGAHSPFFSPDGRWVGFFAHDKLMKVSLTGDQPIVLCGATLGFGGSWAADGQIYFSTDYSSGIFRVPETGGSPKTVTGNNWQFTPSIFPHVLPDNQGVLFSLPTFTLGVYDLRSRKASALLWSGTFPRFLPPGHILFARRGTLQAVPFDAQKLKLTGPPMQFLDGVRTERDGAAQFTFSADGTFIYASGSDGAVGSLVAVDRNGSRRSLQGPVGDFSAFRISPDGTRVVIPINTLTGTDIWLYDTARGTTTRLTSDERSSFPIWAPDGHTIYYVSWRSGIANLYRQSIDGGESVQVTHWAKGFKGSPLGVSRNGKWLLVMKLGDETREDLWILRLAEDDGSTAVSVEETPFLTSSFSECLGDLSPDGRWAAYTSDESGGWEVYVTSFPHAGEKIRISTNGGEEPLWSPDGRELFYRFGTRWFVTEVTTGDRFTASRPRLLFEGPFANVPGHSYSVAPDGSHFLLVEGVDQTKTLTELNVVTNIFDEVNRRMTSSQR; from the coding sequence ATGATCGGCGAAGGGCTCGAGCATTATACGGTCCTGGACAAGCTCGGCTCCGGTGGCATGGGTGTTGTCTATCGCGCCCGCGATCAGCGGCTCGAGCGCGACGTGGCAATCAAATTCCTTGCGCCCGAACTGCTGGACGCCCGCGGCTCGGCCCGTTTCCATCGCGAAGCGCAGGCACTAGCCGCTCTCAATCATCCCAACATCGCCTCGATTTACGCCCTCGAAGAGATCAATTCATCCGCCGCCCTGGTGATGGAACTGGTTGAGGGTCCCACGCTGGCAGACCGAATAAATGCCGGGAATATTCCGATCGAAGAAGCCTTGCGCATTGCGCGGCAGCTCGCGGAAGCCCTCGAGTGTGCGCATGAGCGTGGCATCATCCACCGCGACCTCAAGCCCAGCAACATTAAGCTGAAGCAGGATGGCACCGTAAAGGTCCTGGATTTCGGGCTGGCGAGATTTCTTGATGCCGAGGACATCGAAGGCCGCCGGCAGAAAGATACAGGCCAGCGCGACCCGTCCACGACCGCAAGCGATCTGACGTCGCGCCCCGGCATCGTTGTTGGCACCCTCGCCTACATGAGCCCTGAACAGGCGCGCGGTTCTAAACTTGACGCCCGTTGTGATATCTGGGCCTTTGGCGTGGTTCTGTACGAGATGCTGACCGGCCGCTGCGCATTCAAGCGCGCATCCTCCTCCGACACAATCGCGGCCGTGATAAAGGAAGAGCCCGATTGGTCGGCGCTGCCGGCAGACATTCCGCCCTTGGTTTTGCACTTGCTGCGTCGATGTCTTGCCAAGGACCCTCGCGACCGTCTCCATGCCAGTGGCGATGCGCGGCTGGAGATCGAAGAAATATTGTCGAAGCGGGAGTCTGCCGATGATTCCGCCGCGCACCTTGCCAAGGTCGCCTTTCGACGGCGACCGTTACCTTGGGTTCTGCTTGCACTCGTGCTGATCGCGACAGCTCTGTTGCGCTGGGTTCCCCAGCGCGATCAGCCAGGATTGAAAGTCTCGGCGCGCTACACCATCAATTTGCCACGCGATGCTCCGCTCGCACCCGCCTCGGCCATGCCGCTTGCCGTGGGCCGGGCCTCGCTGGCCCTTTCCCCGGACGGCGCCAGCTTGGTGTACGTGGCTTTCGTTGACGGGAATACCCAGCTATATGTTCGCGACATGCAGCGGGCTGAATTTCGCGCGCTTCCCGGCACTGCGGGCGCTCACAGCCCATTCTTTTCCCCCGACGGCCGGTGGGTCGGCTTCTTTGCTCACGACAAGTTAATGAAAGTCTCTCTCACCGGAGATCAACCAATCGTCCTATGCGGCGCCACACTGGGCTTCGGCGGTAGTTGGGCAGCGGATGGTCAAATTTATTTCTCCACGGATTACTCCTCCGGAATATTTCGAGTTCCAGAAACCGGAGGCTCGCCCAAGACAGTCACCGGCAATAACTGGCAGTTCACGCCCAGCATATTTCCTCACGTGCTCCCCGACAATCAGGGAGTGCTCTTCAGTCTTCCGACCTTCACGCTGGGCGTTTATGACTTGCGCAGCCGGAAAGCAAGCGCCCTCCTCTGGAGTGGAACATTTCCCCGATTCTTGCCCCCCGGACATATTCTGTTTGCACGTCGAGGCACCCTGCAGGCTGTGCCTTTCGACGCACAGAAACTCAAGCTGACTGGCCCGCCAATGCAGTTTCTTGATGGCGTTCGTACGGAACGGGATGGCGCCGCGCAGTTCACATTTTCCGCCGACGGCACCTTCATTTATGCCTCGGGAAGCGACGGAGCGGTGGGCTCGCTGGTCGCGGTCGATCGCAATGGGAGCAGGCGGTCGCTGCAGGGGCCGGTTGGTGACTTCAGTGCCTTCCGCATCTCGCCGGACGGTACGCGCGTGGTTATCCCAATCAATACACTCACTGGGACCGACATTTGGCTCTACGACACAGCTCGCGGAACCACCACCCGGCTCACCTCGGACGAGCGGAGCAGTTTTCCAATCTGGGCCCCGGATGGCCATACCATCTATTACGTGAGTTGGCGCAGCGGAATTGCAAACCTGTATCGACAATCAATTGATGGCGGCGAGAGTGTCCAGGTCACCCACTGGGCGAAAGGTTTCAAGGGTTCGCCTTTGGGTGTATCTCGCAATGGCAAGTGGCTGTTGGTTATGAAACTCGGGGACGAAACCAGGGAGGACCTCTGGATATTGCGCCTTGCGGAAGATGACGGCTCGACAGCGGTCTCGGTCGAGGAGACTCCATTCCTGACTAGCAGTTTCAGTGAGTGTCTCGGCGATCTCTCACCTGATGGACGCTGGGCGGCCTACACCTCCGACGAGTCCGGAGGCTGGGAGGTTTATGTCACTTCTTTTCCCCATGCCGGCGAGAAGATCAGAATTTCAACCAATGGTGGCGAGGAGCCCCTCTGGTCCCCCGATGGTCGCGAACTCTTCTATCGCTTCGGCACCAGGTGGTTCGTCACCGAGGTCACGACTGGCGATCGTTTCACCGCCAGCAGACCACGGCTTCTCTTCGAAGGTCCTTTTGCCAACGTCCCAGGCCATTCCTACAGCGTTGCTCCGGACGGAAGCCATTTTCTGCTGGTCGAGGGCGTGGACCAGACGAAGACCCTCACTGAACTCAATGTCGTGACGAACATTTTCGATGAAGTTAATCGCCGGATGACCTCGTCGCAGCGCTGA
- the glnA gene encoding type I glutamate--ammonia ligase, which yields MADPKAVLDFAKKNGAKIVDLRFTDLPGLWQHVSYPMDQVDESSFEDGFGMDGSSIRGWAAIHESDMLLIPDTSWYMMDPFSETPSLVMICDVIDPVTKQRYDRDPRYIAKKAEMYLNSTGIADTCYMGAEAEFFIFDNIRFDQRENHGFYFIDAEEGRWNSGRKENNLGYRPRYKEGYFPVPPTDHYQDLRTEMVLTMEKCGLTVECHHHEVATGGQSEIDLKFDKLLASADHMMLYKYVVRNVAYQYGKTVTFMPKPLFQDNGSGMHTHQSLWKGGKPLFAGEGYAGLSQLALWYIGGLIKHGPALAAIIAPTTNSYKRLVPGFEAPVNLAYSRRNRSAACRIPMYSASPKAKRVEFRPPDPSCNPYLAFAAMMMAGLDGVENKIDPGQPLDKDIYDLGPEELAKVPSMPGSLEDALNALERDNQFLLKGDVFTEELLKTYIDYKRDKEVNAVRLRPHPYEFALYYDI from the coding sequence ATGGCTGATCCCAAAGCCGTTTTGGACTTCGCGAAAAAAAACGGCGCCAAAATCGTTGATCTTCGCTTCACTGACCTTCCCGGTCTCTGGCAGCATGTCTCTTATCCCATGGACCAGGTGGATGAGTCCTCGTTCGAGGACGGCTTCGGCATGGACGGCTCGTCCATCCGTGGCTGGGCCGCCATCCACGAGAGCGACATGCTGCTGATTCCCGACACCTCCTGGTACATGATGGATCCCTTCAGCGAAACGCCTTCCCTGGTGATGATCTGCGACGTCATCGATCCGGTGACCAAGCAGCGCTATGACCGCGACCCGCGCTACATTGCCAAGAAGGCGGAAATGTATCTAAATTCCACCGGCATTGCCGACACCTGCTACATGGGTGCGGAAGCTGAGTTCTTCATCTTCGACAATATCCGCTTTGATCAGCGTGAGAATCACGGCTTTTATTTCATTGACGCGGAAGAAGGTCGCTGGAATTCCGGCCGCAAAGAAAACAACCTCGGATACCGCCCGCGCTATAAAGAAGGTTATTTCCCGGTTCCGCCCACCGATCATTATCAGGACCTGCGCACCGAGATGGTGCTGACCATGGAAAAGTGCGGGCTCACGGTTGAGTGCCATCACCATGAAGTGGCCACTGGCGGGCAGTCGGAAATCGATCTGAAATTCGACAAGCTCCTGGCTTCTGCCGACCACATGATGCTCTACAAATATGTGGTGCGGAACGTCGCCTACCAGTACGGCAAGACCGTCACCTTCATGCCCAAGCCGCTCTTCCAGGATAACGGCAGCGGCATGCATACCCATCAGTCGCTGTGGAAGGGCGGAAAGCCGCTGTTCGCCGGAGAAGGATATGCGGGATTATCGCAGCTCGCGCTGTGGTACATCGGCGGGCTGATTAAGCACGGTCCGGCGCTGGCAGCCATCATCGCTCCCACAACGAATTCTTACAAACGCCTGGTGCCGGGGTTTGAAGCGCCGGTTAATCTGGCGTACTCGCGGCGCAATCGCTCGGCGGCATGCCGTATCCCGATGTATTCGGCGTCACCCAAGGCCAAGCGCGTGGAGTTCCGCCCGCCCGATCCCAGCTGCAATCCTTACCTGGCGTTTGCGGCCATGATGATGGCGGGCCTGGACGGCGTAGAGAACAAGATCGATCCCGGTCAGCCGCTGGATAAGGACATCTACGACCTTGGTCCAGAGGAGCTGGCCAAGGTTCCGTCGATGCCGGGATCGCTGGAAGACGCCCTGAACGCGCTGGAACGCGACAATCAGTTCCTGCTCAAGGGCGATGTCTTCACCGAAGAACTGCTGAAGACTTATATCGACTACAAGCGCGACAAGGAAGTGAACGCCGTTCGCCTGCGTCCGCATCCCTACGAATTCGCGTTGTACTACGACATCTAA
- a CDS encoding LysR family transcriptional regulator → MDFDQLETFLEVARLSSFSRAAEKRFRTQPAISAQIRALEEEVGAKLLDRSGGRVSLTAAGKIFQKYSEDTVQSRRDIVTAIAEMERVPRGEIVVGANEGTCLHILPEVFAEFKKSYPGVGVEVRRMETAKVLESVIDNSIDFGVVSLPVSDKRLTVVPIHRDELVAICAPRHELAKTKSVSVAQLGNYPLLLPKLGRTREAIDAAFEEKGLTPTISMELDSSELLKRFVAADVGVGFIPRSNVLEDVRAKALVALTLSDTQIRRDLALVFRRDKALSRAALAFIDIAVRRSSLEQPVAMAGTGKTKRESISQSQ, encoded by the coding sequence ATGGACTTCGATCAACTGGAAACCTTCCTGGAAGTGGCGCGGCTGAGCAGCTTCTCGCGGGCAGCGGAAAAACGATTCCGCACCCAGCCCGCCATTTCAGCGCAGATCCGCGCCCTGGAAGAGGAGGTCGGCGCCAAGCTGCTGGACCGCAGCGGCGGGCGGGTCTCTCTGACTGCTGCAGGAAAGATATTCCAGAAATATTCCGAGGACACGGTGCAGTCGCGCCGCGATATCGTTACCGCCATCGCAGAGATGGAACGCGTCCCGCGCGGCGAGATCGTCGTCGGCGCCAATGAAGGCACCTGCCTGCACATCCTTCCCGAAGTCTTTGCCGAGTTTAAAAAGTCCTATCCCGGGGTCGGCGTGGAAGTCCGGCGCATGGAGACAGCCAAAGTGCTGGAATCTGTAATCGACAATTCCATCGATTTCGGTGTGGTCTCACTTCCTGTCTCTGACAAACGATTGACCGTTGTGCCTATTCACCGTGATGAATTAGTGGCGATCTGTGCCCCGCGACACGAGCTTGCCAAGACGAAGTCAGTAAGCGTGGCTCAACTGGGAAATTACCCGCTGCTTTTACCCAAGCTGGGGCGTACGCGCGAAGCCATCGATGCGGCTTTTGAAGAGAAAGGGCTCACTCCCACTATTTCCATGGAACTTGATTCCAGCGAGTTATTAAAGCGATTCGTCGCCGCCGACGTCGGAGTGGGATTCATTCCTCGCTCGAACGTGCTGGAAGATGTCCGCGCCAAGGCGCTGGTAGCGCTTACCCTTTCCGATACCCAGATCCGGCGTGACCTGGCGCTGGTCTTCCGGCGCGACAAGGCTCTGAGCCGCGCTGCGCTCGCCTTCATCGATATTGCAGTGCGCCGCAGTTCGCTCGAGCAGCCCGTTGCCATGGCCGGGACCGGCAAAACGAAACGCGAGAGTATTTCTCAGTCTCAGTAG
- a CDS encoding arginine decarboxylase, pyruvoyl-dependent has product MVPRRIFLTKGVGKHKERLTSFELALRDAGIAAQNLVRVSSIFPPNCKVLPRKEGLRRLWDGEVVFAVVAENSTREPHRLLAASIGLAIPADRGTYGYLSEHHSFGEPEEAAGDYAEELAAEMLATTLNVEFDPDKSWDEKKQIYRLSNKIVRTMNVTQSAVGDKRGLWTTVIASAIFLFDR; this is encoded by the coding sequence ATGGTCCCGCGGAGGATCTTTCTCACCAAGGGTGTAGGCAAGCACAAAGAGCGTCTGACCTCCTTTGAGCTGGCCCTTAGAGACGCCGGCATTGCAGCTCAGAATCTGGTGCGCGTCTCCTCCATTTTTCCTCCGAACTGCAAGGTCCTGCCGCGCAAGGAGGGACTGCGCCGACTCTGGGACGGGGAAGTGGTTTTTGCTGTAGTCGCCGAGAACTCCACCCGCGAGCCTCATCGCCTGCTGGCTGCCAGCATCGGCTTGGCGATACCCGCCGACCGCGGCACCTATGGCTATCTCAGTGAGCATCACTCCTTTGGAGAGCCGGAAGAGGCTGCCGGCGACTATGCCGAAGAACTGGCTGCGGAAATGCTGGCTACCACGCTGAATGTGGAATTCGATCCTGACAAGTCGTGGGACGAAAAAAAGCAGATCTATCGTCTGTCGAACAAAATCGTTCGCACCATGAACGTGACCCAATCCGCGGTAGGCGACAAGCGGGGTTTGTGGACTACGGTGATTGCATCGGCCATCTTTCTGTTCGATCGCTAG
- a CDS encoding deoxyhypusine synthase family protein, producing MKKKAAVNHEGAGIERELHDPVRDKLVPLEPMDLSAIHGIDDLVRAMGRTAFTARQVGDAADVLEAMARDKDCFVVMTLAGAMTVAKQGLVIADLIDHGIVKALVSTGALMAHGLVEAAGKSHFKYDARMNDVELYEAGYNRVYDTLEPETNLNFVEGIVAQILDAWDAQETMCSYKLNRDVGKYLSEKVKERGILKSAYQKKVPVFVPAFTDSELGLDVALHNRKRAKQKRPQIHFDPFFDLNYFAETLLAEKRLGILTIGGGVPRNWSQQFGPYIELRHRRGGEDLPLKRYHYGVRICPEPVHWGGLSGSPYSEAISWGKFVPPDEGGRFGEVFLDATVGLPLVAGAVLERLRKK from the coding sequence TTGAAGAAGAAGGCTGCTGTGAATCACGAAGGCGCGGGTATCGAACGTGAGCTGCATGACCCGGTGCGCGACAAGCTGGTTCCACTGGAGCCGATGGATCTCTCTGCGATCCATGGAATTGATGATCTGGTGCGAGCCATGGGCCGCACGGCTTTTACCGCGCGGCAGGTTGGCGATGCCGCTGATGTCCTGGAGGCGATGGCGCGCGATAAGGATTGTTTTGTAGTGATGACCCTCGCCGGCGCTATGACGGTCGCCAAGCAAGGCTTAGTGATCGCCGATCTGATCGATCACGGAATCGTGAAAGCGCTTGTCTCGACCGGAGCGCTGATGGCACACGGGCTGGTGGAAGCCGCCGGCAAATCGCATTTCAAATACGACGCCAGGATGAACGACGTCGAACTTTATGAGGCGGGATACAACCGCGTCTATGACACCCTGGAGCCCGAGACCAACCTCAACTTCGTGGAAGGGATCGTGGCGCAGATACTAGATGCCTGGGACGCCCAAGAGACGATGTGCTCGTACAAGCTAAATCGCGATGTCGGGAAATACCTCAGCGAGAAAGTGAAGGAGCGGGGGATTTTGAAGTCAGCGTACCAGAAGAAAGTACCGGTTTTTGTCCCGGCGTTTACGGATTCCGAGCTGGGCCTGGATGTCGCCTTGCACAACCGCAAAAGAGCCAAACAGAAGCGGCCGCAGATCCATTTCGATCCTTTCTTCGATCTCAATTATTTCGCTGAGACGCTGCTGGCGGAGAAACGGCTGGGAATTCTTACCATCGGCGGGGGCGTGCCGCGAAACTGGTCGCAGCAGTTTGGACCTTATATCGAATTGCGCCACCGGCGGGGCGGGGAAGATCTGCCGCTCAAGCGCTATCACTATGGGGTACGCATCTGCCCGGAGCCGGTGCACTGGGGCGGATTGTCAGGAAGTCCCTACAGCGAGGCGATATCCTGGGGAAAATTCGTCCCACCGGACGAGGGCGGCCGTTTTGGAGAAGTGTTTCTCGACGCCACGGTGGGCCTGCCTTTGGTTGCGGGAGCCGTGCTGGAACGCCTGAGAAAGAAGTAG
- a CDS encoding carbon-nitrogen hydrolase, translated as MAAEVFRVGLIQMSCTPDPDRNLEHAMDMVREAAGRGAQVVCLPELFQTQYFCQREDHALFDLAEPIPGPTTTKLSQLARQQGVALVASLFEKRAPGIYHNTAAVFDSDGTLLGIYRKMHIPDDPLYYEKFYFTPGDLGYKVFDTRVGKLGTLVCWDQWYPEGARLTSLQGAQVLFYPTAIGWHPAEKAEFGKAQYEAWQTIQRAHAIANGVYVAAVNRVGFETGDVRGNKAPGQGLEFWGGSFLSDPFGRVIAQAPHDREDILIGEIDLRKMEDVRRNWPFLRDRRIDSYAPITHRFLDQS; from the coding sequence TTGGCGGCAGAAGTTTTTCGCGTGGGCTTGATCCAGATGTCGTGCACGCCCGATCCGGACAGGAATCTGGAGCACGCGATGGACATGGTGCGCGAAGCTGCCGGACGGGGAGCCCAGGTGGTTTGCCTGCCCGAGCTGTTCCAGACTCAATACTTCTGCCAGAGGGAAGACCACGCGCTCTTCGATCTTGCCGAACCGATTCCCGGCCCGACCACGACGAAGCTCTCGCAACTTGCGCGGCAGCAGGGTGTCGCGCTGGTGGCATCGCTGTTCGAGAAGCGCGCTCCCGGGATCTATCACAACACGGCGGCGGTCTTTGACAGCGACGGAACCCTGCTCGGGATCTACCGCAAGATGCACATCCCCGACGATCCTCTTTATTACGAGAAGTTCTATTTCACTCCCGGCGATCTCGGCTACAAGGTGTTTGACACTCGCGTGGGCAAGCTGGGCACGCTGGTTTGCTGGGATCAGTGGTATCCGGAAGGCGCACGTCTGACTTCCCTGCAGGGCGCGCAGGTTTTGTTTTATCCCACTGCTATTGGCTGGCATCCGGCGGAGAAGGCCGAGTTCGGCAAGGCGCAGTACGAGGCCTGGCAAACCATCCAGCGCGCGCACGCCATCGCCAACGGCGTGTATGTGGCGGCAGTGAACCGGGTGGGTTTTGAAACTGGCGACGTTCGAGGCAATAAGGCTCCCGGTCAGGGACTCGAATTCTGGGGTGGCTCCTTCCTGAGCGATCCCTTCGGGCGTGTGATCGCGCAAGCGCCGCACGATCGCGAGGACATCCTGATCGGCGAGATTGATCTGCGCAAGATGGAAGACGTGCGCCGCAACTGGCCGTTCCTGCGAGACCGCCGCATCGACAGCTACGCTCCCATTACGCATCGTTTTCTCGACCAATCATGA
- a CDS encoding agmatine deiminase family protein has protein sequence MRKQRRGVSPGLMGVGYRMPAEWEPHAATWLAWPHNRTDWPGKFEPIPWVYAEIVRHLARVERVELIVADEAEEERARKVLSRAGALVDATDEKRLRDIGIRFHRWPTNRVWTRDFAAIFVTGDADRSSRLEASTVPSQYERSLTALNWRFNAWAKYPDWQLDNQIPGKIARRLRILEIKPTAANNPKHWVVLEGGSIDVNGAGCLLTTEECLLSEVQQRNPCLSREQLEQVFRDYLGISKVLWLERGIVGDDTHGHIDDISRFVARDTIVTAVEPDPSDPNHSLLAENLKRLRTMSDQQGKPFRVVELPMPAPVIFRGQRLPASYANFYIANQTVLVPVFNDPKDRLALNTLAELFPDRRVIGIYCGDLVWGLGTIHCMTQQQPAVNK, from the coding sequence ATGAGAAAGCAGCGCCGAGGGGTCTCGCCCGGCTTGATGGGCGTTGGCTACCGCATGCCTGCTGAGTGGGAGCCGCACGCTGCCACCTGGCTTGCCTGGCCACACAACCGCACCGACTGGCCGGGAAAATTTGAGCCCATTCCCTGGGTCTACGCGGAGATTGTTCGACACCTGGCGCGCGTAGAGCGGGTCGAGCTGATCGTTGCCGACGAAGCGGAAGAAGAGCGCGCTCGCAAGGTACTGTCGAGGGCCGGTGCACTCGTCGATGCCACAGATGAAAAGCGATTGCGCGATATCGGTATTCGCTTCCATCGCTGGCCAACGAACCGCGTCTGGACTCGCGACTTCGCCGCTATTTTCGTTACTGGCGACGCCGATCGTTCAAGCCGACTCGAAGCCTCGACCGTGCCCTCCCAATACGAACGATCCTTAACCGCGCTCAACTGGCGTTTCAACGCCTGGGCCAAGTATCCCGATTGGCAGCTCGACAACCAGATTCCCGGCAAGATTGCCCGCCGGTTGAGGATCTTGGAGATCAAACCAACGGCCGCGAACAATCCCAAGCATTGGGTGGTGCTGGAAGGGGGCAGCATCGACGTAAACGGCGCCGGATGTCTGCTGACCACCGAAGAGTGTCTGCTCAGTGAAGTGCAGCAGCGCAACCCTTGTCTTTCGCGTGAGCAATTGGAACAAGTTTTTCGTGATTATCTCGGGATCTCCAAGGTGCTTTGGCTGGAGCGCGGAATTGTGGGTGATGACACTCACGGCCACATCGACGACATCAGCCGCTTTGTTGCGCGGGACACAATCGTTACAGCGGTCGAGCCCGATCCTTCCGATCCCAATCATAGCCTGCTCGCGGAAAATCTCAAGCGGCTGCGCACGATGAGCGATCAGCAGGGAAAGCCTTTCCGCGTCGTGGAACTGCCCATGCCCGCGCCGGTCATTTTTCGAGGCCAGCGCCTGCCGGCCAGCTATGCCAACTTCTACATCGCCAATCAGACCGTGTTGGTCCCGGTGTTCAACGATCCCAAGGATCGGCTGGCCCTTAACACGCTCGCCGAGCTTTTCCCTGATCGGCGAGTGATCGGCATCTACTGCGGGGATCTGGTCTGGGGACTGGGCACGATCCACTGCATGACGCAGCAGCAGCCTGCGGTGAATAAGTAA
- a CDS encoding NADH-quinone oxidoreductase subunit I produces MRLKETLKNVLLVDLLQGLKVTFRNQNPKEIYTEQYPLQRPHVAERYRGAPRLNVNPDTNETLCIACDLCAVACPEHLIVVTSERNEKTRRKELTTFTYDTSRCMFCGLCEDACPTDALELTQDFEMANYSREGAIWDRQILEQGPQPTVYKR; encoded by the coding sequence GTGCGGCTTAAAGAAACCTTGAAGAACGTCCTGCTGGTCGACCTGCTGCAGGGCCTGAAGGTCACGTTCCGCAACCAGAATCCGAAGGAGATCTACACCGAGCAGTATCCCCTGCAGCGCCCGCACGTCGCCGAGCGTTATCGCGGCGCACCGCGCCTGAATGTGAACCCCGACACCAACGAGACGCTATGCATCGCCTGCGATCTGTGTGCCGTTGCCTGTCCCGAGCACCTGATTGTCGTCACTTCCGAACGCAATGAGAAAACGCGCCGCAAGGAACTGACCACCTTCACCTACGACACCAGCCGCTGCATGTTCTGCGGCCTTTGTGAGGACGCCTGCCCCACCGACGCCCTGGAACTGACCCAGGACTTCGAAATGGCCAACTACTCGCGCGAAGGTGCCATCTGGGATCGCCAGATCCTGGAGCAGGGCCCCCAGCCCACCGTGTACAAGAGGTAG